The genomic DNA GATCGGAGCGCCGGCGTCCGGCGGCTGATCCTGTTCTTCTGGATCGTTACCCTCGGGGGCCTGGCCTACCGGATCAACATCATCTCCCTGCCGGCCTACCTGGAGTATCACGCCCCGTTCCTCTCGGAATTCCTGCGGGCGATCCATCTCCCGGACCACCCGGCGACGGCCACCTTTGCGGCCGCCGCCCTCACCTCCCTCGTTTACATCGCCGGGATTTTCGGCCAGCTCACGGGGGGCAGGCTGGCGGACCGGCACGAGCTGATAAAGCTCTATATCCTGTTCAACATCGTCTCGATCCCCTTCGTCCTCGGGATGGGCCTGCTCCGGGAGCAGCCGCTGTTTCTCGCCGCCTGCCTCTATGTCTTCTTCGCCCTGGGCATCCAGCCCATCGAGAACAGCCTGATCGCCCTGTTCACACCACCGGCCTGGCGCAGCACGGGATTCGGCGTCGCCGCCGTGCTGATCTTCGGCGTCGGCTCCGCCGCGGTTTACCTCGTGGGCGCGCTGAAGGACTCCTGGGGGTTTCCCGCGGTCTACTGGGCCGCCGGAGGCCTGATGGGACTGATCGTCCTCCATATCCTGCTGCTGATGTACTGGACAAGGGGCGCATCCTTCCGCAACCTGTGACGGGCCGTTGAAAAACATCCGTCTGCGGCGTTCCCCTCATTCTTCATGCAGGCAGGTCCCGGTTTTTCCGTTTACACCACGGTGCGCTTCGTCTATGCAGAATACGGCCGACGCGGCGACCCTCAAGTTTGCTGCGGGCGCACATTCCCGGCCGGCCGGAACAAGGAGAACCATGGAATCATTCGATCTGATCGTCATCGGCGGCGGCCCCGGCGGACATGCCGCAGCGGAGGAGGCGGCCCGCCTGGGGGCACGCACCGCCATCCTGGAGCGCGGCGGATGGGGAGGAACCTGCACCCACCGCGGCTGCATCCCCACGAAGGCTCTCCTGACCTGCAGCCGCGTCCGAGCCGCCCTGAAGAAAGCGGGACGCCTGGGCGTGAGGGTCCCAGACACGGCGCTCGACATTGCGGCGGCACGCAGGCACATGGAGCAGATGGTCCGGGTCTCTGCCCTGGGGGCCCAGCAGTCCCTCCGGGACGCCGGCGCGGACTGCCGGATCGGTACGGGATCCCTGAAGGCCCCGGGGGAAGTGGAATGGACGGC from Syntrophaceae bacterium includes the following:
- a CDS encoding MFS transporter, which encodes MNNEHKIVFYTCWAHSLFHCFEVAFPALAIPLTLALGLDLTAVLALGFPMYLLFGLCSLPWGIAADRFGNRRILVLALFGSAAGALWTALAESPTAIAASLAVTGAFISASHPAGMGFITGGVKNRGTALGINAVAGSVGLVAAPFLAGLLNWLSGWRAVYGVLGLAALLGGIALAAARIDETPLPGQGRFVLPPAKDRSAGVRRLILFFWIVTLGGLAYRINIISLPAYLEYHAPFLSEFLRAIHLPDHPATATFAAAALTSLVYIAGIFGQLTGGRLADRHELIKLYILFNIVSIPFVLGMGLLREQPLFLAACLYVFFALGIQPIENSLIALFTPPAWRSTGFGVAAVLIFGVGSAAVYLVGALKDSWGFPAVYWAAGGLMGLIVLHILLLMYWTRGASFRNL